From Amyelois transitella isolate CPQ chromosome 9, ilAmyTran1.1, whole genome shotgun sequence:
tGGGCAGGTGTGCCCTCAAGCACTGTTAAaaactacatatgtatgaaaaagaaTCTATATATCTAGTAAAGAACGTAAGGATGTGCTGCGGTCTCCTAGTGTCGTACATTTCGTCTGGCGATGGTCTAGTTTCACTGATCGAtctctataaataaatctctaTTTTTTCTACATGCTATGTATTGTACAAATTAACTCATACCTGTGTAAAGTGTTCATATGAGATTATGTTAATACTTTACTTGACTTTTATAAATTCCATTAGCTGTATCAAGTTGTAGCATATTCAATTTACTTTTGtactttgaaaaaattattttggttaGATACTTATGTAGTCGTCAATTAATGTGTCAATCCGTTTATCTTACAATGCAATTTCGACACCAAATGAATACTTAAATagtaaactattaaaattataattaagctTTACATGGGATTACTTTTATTAACTGATTAGCAGTTTAAAGATATTCATTGTCCCAATCTTATTTAGTGAGTTCCGGTCTTGCATactttaaacttaaatatttatttatacaataaaataaaaatacataaacgtACAGCAAAATAATTTGCTGTTTGTCGTGGTGCCATTTCAATTTGGGTTACAAAACTTTTCATCCATTGAGATTGAAATTTCATATCTAACTaaattactaataataattggaGTCCCATGtaaaaattctaataaaaaaatcctgaacaataataaaaacgaaGGTAAACTatcttatcaataaatatttttctataaatattggATTTAACACGAActaacatacaataaaaattataatcgtTGTTACGTAATTTTTATGCGAAGTCAGGCTGCaatacctttttattttattagttttgcaATATCTGGGATGGAATTTGTTCTTCAATTTATTAGTATGACAATATTATAGTAAATACGTACGTGCATAATATATCGatatattgtaaatgttaataaGCTGTTTAGGTGTTAGGTACAAAAATGTTGTATTATGTTCCCGCCTAAATACCTATTGTCGTACGATTATGATTGTCGTCATGATATATtagcataaaaaaaaataaaatattttttttacaaatccaaagagattaaaaattcaaaagtaCAGTTTTTACGAAATCGCAAATAGAATAgacaatttgaaattaataaacgaTTGCGATGACAAGcaattgtttaatatttctatctcagatattaataaagattGTGTTCCAGTAATTTTGTGAATCTAGCAAGGATGTCGCGAAAGCTTTCGGCTGTGGCACAGCGTTTATGAGCTTCGTCGTAGAGTGGtaagaataacataaaagCTAATGTATAAAACTGATTTCTATTACGATACTAAAAGTATTGGAGGTGTTacaaatttgtattaattagTTATGAATCAAATCTTCTAGAACTTTGGACGTTATAGATCTCTGGCCAATTAATAATTTGGAACATACTATGTATGACAgattaataagtttaatgttattacataatcgtcttattattatttgtttgtagttCTATAAATTATTAGTAAACTTCCTTATATCCACTCAAATAATAACGTGTTAATTGTGAATTTCAAATATGTGTGATTAGATTCTATGGAACTATCTAATGGTTTTGTAGTTTGTTAACAATATGATAGTAGTGTTTCCAGAATGTATGATATGATATAGTATTCTTAaactattctttatttaattacatacaataaatcTCGATGTTACTTAACAGACAAAAGAGTAAACATCTGACCATGATCTCACTGTATTTGTTCCAAGTGCCTTATGAACAAATCATTGCATTCCTACTTACATTCCAATCTTaaagaatttcttttttattacgtgGACTGTCGTTTCTTAAAACATAAACAACGGTATGGTACCTATGGTCTGATGGTGATAATCATAAATATACATGAGCATTATGTTGAATTGTATTTCGGTACTTAATTAGACTGTGATAGAATATGTTTTTACAGTTTATGTCTGTTGTATTCTCTCTTAATATTTAGTTTACTTCTCACTGTTGATATAATACGAAtacaaatttgtaataaattcattttctaacatttactattttttctgcattttttaagaaattaaaagaattaaacgaatatattgtttttgtctTTTCTGAAATCAAAAagtacctttttttaaattagaactttatctatttttaaaaagatagtTACCCTTTAAAGTACTCTAACTATGCCCCTTAACGAAAAACTCGTATAAacgttttatctatttatctatcttaCAGAAAAATATCTGATAACAACGAAGCAagaaggtttttatatatttaatttttatgggtgggtgatatacctaaataaaatgtattgtcAGTCTAGACGCCTCATTAGCCAGttactacattttttatttcgtagcattatagttttataactactatattttttttatatataaatatttaaaaaataacattcatGCACTATTTTCGATATTCAATTGTTAAATAATTCTGTCAAAGTTGAAAGTCAGTCACTAGGATCTAtcgatttcataatttttatgatttccGTTATTAcagtcatttatcatttggGATGGCCCCAATTCGTTACAGTCTTCATTATGAAGACTATTCGGAGCACCTAATGTCTAGATTTGGCAAGCTTTTGCAAATGCAATCATTGGTAGATATGACACTTATGTGTAGTTCTCATACTTTGAGAGTTCACAAAGCTGTACTTGCTGCAAGTAGTGCTTATTTTCAGGTAAAAAAtggtttagatattattttatatatgtgatatttatcaaacattaaaattctGCAATGCTCACAGTAAGATAATTTCAGGAAGtactacaaaaacaaacaggAGAACCattgataattttgaaaatgcgATTCAGTGTGTTGAAATGTCTTGTTGAATTTATGTATTGTGGCAAAACGCAGTGTCTAGAAGAAAATCTTGATGAATTAGTTTCTGCCGCGcagttcttaaaaataaaaggattgTCAAAAGTTACTAAAGAAGGGCTTGGAATCACGAGCCATGGTGAGTGtcacgaattgaaaaattatcaaatttgaCCAAGGCCAATCTGTAGGTAACCTGCATGAGATGTCATTGAATTtcttttatgatatttttagagATTAGTTAGCCCGTCGAAAAAATTCTGCTTATTTGCATGTAGTTACCTATATAACTGAAGTTAGAAAGTGTTTAATGTACCTGCATTAAATCTCTCATCTCATTCTTATCTCAAAAGTATCCATCTTTTCAGGAGATCTCCCGGTATTTACTCCTCCAGTGGTAATAAACAGACCTCCGCAGTCATTCATAGATCTGCACACTCAGGTATTTTTTCTcggatgaataattaatttttaaatgacattttatttggaaaggtattgaagtaattttttttctaaaggaTAGTGAACCGAAACCCTTCGCGCCGCCGCAGTTGCCTGCTGCTGCTGGCGCGAATCAGCCCGTGGATTCGATGGGCAGACCTAACAAGGTTTGGTTTGATATAAATTCTAATGAATGTTCCTCCTATTTTCAttatctttcagtctttatacaaaattcaaaatattcaaaaatttcattcattattatgggacacttcctataacttaataattgtcatacaGACTTCAAATCTTCAAATCTctgtatgtacttaatttacttatttttaaccgactgcGACAGACTGTTTTGTGTGAgggagtatatgtatgtagacattTATGAACGTAGAATTTAATACGAAACTTATTTGTTGGTTGCAACGGACACCAACATTTTAAATTCGGCGCATTGGTAGTGGTCCAATGGTTAGGTacccaaaaaacaaaaacaaaacagctACGATAGGGgtggtcagacgggagtcgcttcaagTTTTAAACTGTGTTACTATAAAACGGGATTATAATTCTAGTGTAATTGTAAGCGCGCGCGTGGCCAGCGCTGATCAAACGCGTGACTATGAAACTGGCATAAACcgctgacttacccaatcccaGGATTGAAGTCTTCTCACCGGCCACCCCGCTTTTCTCCAGAGGTGAAGACGAAACCCGGACTAACACCAGAAGCATGCTAACAATAATCAGTGTCAGAAAAGTCTGCCACCAGACTCTATTCCTAAATACACCCATAGTATATTATTCTAATGGGTAATCAGATCTATAAATCACTGCATAGGACATGGTGGTGCGGATACCATTCGACATAGAAAATGGCGGCGGAGCTGGTGCCGCCGGCCCGGACTACCCAGGTGGACTTCGAGCCATCAGACCTAGAAGGGGACGCCCTAGTGTTAAGGTCTGTAAATGTAAATTGAATTTGCTATAACTCCATATCGAATGGCTTCTGAAAATATAATCGCTTtaactacctacttacttgccgaatcaaataatttattagtagGTAAAACTTCAGTGACATAACAaaggaatttaaaatttactctTACATGaacaacattataaatatagtatatttgAAATCCTGAACTGCTCAAATCACCATTGCAATTTGTAGACAATATACACTATTAAAGatcaataaattacatttttcatggttaaaaattttaattttgtatagtTTTCGTTACATTTATTGACAGCGCTCTGGTTCCGGCTGGGACGGGACGGGAGCCCTAGGTCGTGCCGCCGAGCGCGCCCTACTGCGACGCGAACAAGATTCACGCAAGGCCATTCATCAACTAAAACACTTGCAGACCAGACATTTGCAGgtcagaattttttttctagtcaTCAGACATGTAGGAAGATTTGGTCCTCGTACCATTGATCACGCTGACATTCCGTATGTTATTAAATTGAGATcctttaagatattttttggaattattattcattctgaCTCCTTTCATTTTTGGCCTATCTAATCACAATCTAAGAATGTttttcatatatgtatgttcgtttattattcttttttaatattacttaacATTGTCCTAATACATGATTACAGGATTACATGGATAGGGTTACTCTGTCTCAAGCAGTGAACAGCATCTGTGGCCCTGAAACAGCAGGATCCCAGAATTACATGAATATCTCCAATGATCTCATGTATACTGACCAGTCTTCCAATGTACTCGAACCTACTGCATATACCAAAGACGGAATGGGAAGTGAAACCACACCATCGAGTTTCACCAACTCAGCTTGCAGTTCTGCCAATGACGGTAATACTGGTATCAGTAGCGCTATGTCGCAATACGTTAATGCGTTGAAGAGTGCTGGACTTCCTACAGATCTACCAATCCTTTTCGAATCTGGTGATGGATCTTACATTAACGTCAATGAACAAGTCTTGTTAGACATGGTCCAAAGCAGCGAAATTCAATATGAAGTAATAGAACAACcaaatataatagaaaaagtaGCAGATCCAAGCGAAATTAAGAGTATCGATGACCTATCGAAGTCAATAGAAAGAGGAGAAATGATGCTCGGTGCAAAAAATTACTCGGACAACTACCCCAAAGATTCAACGCAGTTTAGTCAAGAAGACGCCATAAACAGCCTTAATGCTATCTTACCTGACAACTTAGAATCGTTTGGAGAACAACAGAACTATGTAGTTATGGATTCACGTCTACAGGAGAGTAATAACACTCTGGACAATATGAATACACACGATTTGTCTTGCATTGACGGTGATATGCAATTCTTTACTAAGTCAATGAGCgatgacataaaaaaatactatgaaGATCAACAATTAAATGAATCTAGGGTAAATGAGCAACTGTGCCCTACTAGCACTGCTTTGgacacaaattttaatatatctcTGTTAGATACAAAGAGTGCCCTTAACACAAATCAGTTCAACTCTTTGAATACAGATGACCTCAGACGAAATGAAGATTGTTACGATTTCGGTCTACAGCTTCCACAAAGCACGGATTTTAAAGAAGATGCATTGGATTGTTTGATATCTCCAAAACGGAATGATGAAAATACTGATTATAACGCTACGCAGCttgataaaaatacaaaagaaagaGACGATATCATAAAAGATTTAATGAACATTGAGGACAGATTGAACGTCATACAGAATAATTCTAGTGATGATGATGTAAATAAGTATGGAACGAGCGCTAATGTACAAGACTTTAATGCCGCGATAGAGTTtactaataatgaaaatgtgtGTAGCGAAAAAGGAAAGACCGATATGGAAATGAGTTCCAATAGTTTACAATGGCATAATATAGATATTAGTGATAAGGAAAACGAAAATGTGGCGAATGAAAATACGCGAAATAATAAGTCAAATAGCAATAATCATGAAGATAATGATGCACAATCCGGATTCGATGATTCTGTCATAGATTTGACTGATCAAATGAAAGTAAAAGATCAATGGGGAGAAATTcttaatgaaaatgaaaccATTAATGATGAGAATGAACCTCTCGAAGCGACTGATAATGCTACTTCAACTTTAGAAGAAGATATTCCTTTTGCGGTGGGGTTACTTCCCCTGAAACAAGTTCCACCAACAGAAAGTAgtagtttattaaaaagaaaaagttcaaTTGACATGGAGGTGTTCGACACAATTAATGCTAAATGTTTAAAACGTAAAgttaaatataagaatatgTAAGTTTGTTGCGGTATTagctaataataatgttagatacttgaataattaaaattgtttgccAGCGaatgtattgtattatttatttttattacgacaaaagacaaaataatatttttctttctaaattCGAAGAGCTTGTTCTGTTTGAGGTAGAAATGGTTCAAACTCAAAACATCTAGGGGGTCGAAATTATCACCACTGATCTGTAGTAACACCATTTTGCCACTCCAGAGTTTTGGACCTTCGGTACATAATCGGATATCTTTTTTGACAACAGTAAAATTGTCAAATTATTCCACTGTTTATTCAAGTTTAAGTCCGGTTCCGCTCTTAAGTCGGTTGGATTGATTGTGAAGTCATcagaggcttataaacgttATCCGCGTACGCGACATAAGAAACCCTACTAGCACTAGCATGTTAAATAAAGAACTTATAATGTGggcaattttattgaaacagatCATTACAAAGTCATGACAACATTTTATAAGGCATCTTCGAAAATTAGTTGCCTATATTAATATGACGAAGtgaaagaaaagatattttgAACTATGCACTACACATAAATAAACCCACTaacatatttgtataaatataaagattaaaaatggCTCGGATTCTTGGTACGACacatgtgttttaaaatacttcTTCTTACAATCTAAGAGATTCTATGATATGGCTTATAACTACGAATTCCTTGATTTTTCATGACgcttataataaacttattgtaataattacttattgtCGAAAAAGACagagtataaaattaatacatagaaaaataaatcttgtGCACTTTCAAAACCGTGAACCTTATCTATTTTGCACTGTTATTTAGGAATGTACAATTCTCAGATCCACCTAAACATTAGCCTTATATGAATATGGTGATGTTATTTTAACATGCCTTTAAAACTTAAGCAATGTCTACAGTTTATCAAGCTATTAGGTCTTAAATTAACACTTACGTGAACACAATTTGTACATTTTAGTTCCCGTATTTAGATAGGCTACCGGTTTTTatatgtagaaaaataataatataactggCCGGATATAATCACAACCGATAAAaaatcagaaaataaaatagaaagcaAATCAATTTATAACAGTTGTAAAGCTTTTAAAATACTTcttataaactataaatatcaCGAGATAATCCAGTCATAAGAGCGTACGATAAATGCAAAGAAGAGAAGGGTTTTAGTTATACTGTTTTTGTTGCCTGTACCTCTAACGTAGTAGCCATAAGCGTCACTGTGATAATCTCCCATTTGGAATGTGATGGCGGGGGAAGACATGcgaccatcgccgccattagAATATGCGAGAACTCGAAGGTTGTAAGTCTTCCCTGGAGTGAGACTTGTGACGTAAGCTTCGAGTTTGTGGTCCACTAGTACAAGAGTGTCGTTGGCAGTGCTCATGTCTTGATCTATCTCCCAAACTCTCACCTggaaataagttaataaattagaaagaataaataatattcataaaatttcgGTGAACATACCTATTGTACCTACATCATTCTCAGTTCCACGGCGACAGTCAATTGattagtttttctttattatcagTCATGGAAAACAAAGGGCCTACACTAGGTACTTCTAAAATACCCTAGTTTAAAACTAACTAACAACTCGCCTTACCTCTGCTAACGGGACATACCTTGTAGCCAATCAGGGGTTCCTCTTCATCTGACGGCTGGACATATCGCCACACGACGCGCACCGTACTTGGGTTCACAGCCCAAACATTAACGGAGGCCGGGGGCTTCTGCGGTGCCTTGCGGTACGTTCTCTCCAGGTACCGCTCGCTCTCAGGACCCTCTCCGGCTGAGTTGAAGGCCATCACCTGGGGAAATATGGAACTTATGCATATTCCTATTTAAATAAGTTGCCGATATCATCCTGGAAACCAACATCTTGACATCAGAAAATCTGTTGTTACCATTACTATTCTAAATCTAAGCGTGCAAATAGGACGATAAAAGTGGTAAAAATAGATacaattatttctaaaataatggGAAAATAGTCACCTTAACAAAGTAATAAGTGTCAGGCTGTAAGCCGACAATCAATGCCCAGTTGCGTGTCGTCCTCGATAGATAATAAATGCATTCTTCTTCCTTGTTGGCTTGTTTCCAATACTTTAATCGGTGGCCAATCAGCTTGCCTCGAAGTCTCTCTCGAGATTGGTCGATCGGATTCCATGTCACATTCAAAGAGGTAGAGTTATAAGAAAGGGCATAGACTTGCTGCGGCGCCACCTGTGGCATGTCTTCAGCGGAATATATCGTGACCACCTCACTCTCAGGACCCTCTCCAATATCATTGAATGCTTGAACCTTCACTTCGTAAGGCGTGAAAAAGTTTGTTGACGAAATATGTACGACGTGCATGCCAATGTTCCCATATTCCTTGAGCAGAAGCGATTGGAACTCGTTCTCGGCGCCTTTACGCCTCCAGAATATTTTATAGTGAATACCGGGGCCATTCTGCAGTTGAAGTGGTAGTGGTGACCATTTTATCGTCAAATCTCCTATCTTACCTCCTCCTCCACCAATGTTAGTTGGAGCTTGATATGGCTTATCAGGCATGGTTGAAAATTGTGGACTAGGAGCTGATGGTTGCCCTATTCCCAATGCATTGACGGCTTGAACTCGAAACTCGTAAATAGACCAGGGTCTAAGATTTGCATTAACAGTCGCCCGTTTTCGCCCATTATATCGATCTATTTCGAGGACATTTGGAACATTTTCGCTGATGACGGTCCAAGTAGAGTTCCATTGTGTACGACCTGTTATCAAATAACTTATGATTGGGCGCCCGTTTGGATTGCTGTCGGTCCATTCAAGGGTAATAGCGTTACGTTGAATGACAAACACCTGTACGCCGCCGGGAGCGCCAGGTGATCCTTCGACGCGAACTTGAGTATGTGACGATATACGCCCGATGGCAGACTTCACCACACACTCATAATCACCTACATCATTTAAGCttacattataaattgttaGTTCTCCTCCATCtatttgtattcttttgtcaGCATATAGATCAGAGGCTTCCTTCACTCGGATGCCATTATGATTCCAAAGGTATGCTCTGTCCAACATAGGATCAACATCAGCTTGGCAGTGCAGGAATAAAACTTGGTTTACTTGAGTGACGATACGCGGAGGCAGCCGGTCGATGAAACGTGGCGCTCGCAACACGATCAGGCGGCCACGACTTTCATCAGTGCCATATTTGTTCTTAGCTACACATGTATACACTCCTTCATCATCTCTCGATAGCTGCCTTATGATGAGGTTACCAGTTTCTGTTATGAATCTCTTCCCTCCCGCACCAATAACCATATTATCTTTCTTCCAAGTAAATGTTGGTTTCGGTGCTGCTTCAGGATTACATTTGATTGTCACATTACCTCCTTCACATCCATAAGTTTCTGATTCTAGAGGCTTCTTCTTAAAGGATGGCTTTAGAGACAAAACTCGTAATTGTCCTGTTGAGTACCTAGTTCTAAGTTGATTTTTAGCTTCACATTGGTACATACCAGGGTCCCTTTGGGGATCTAAGTATTTGATAATGAGTACATTCTCTTGTATCACATAGCGATCTCTGTCTTTAGGGTCTAAAGATTCTATAGAAAGTTTCTTACCATTTTTCCACCAAGTGTAATTGACATCAGGGATGCCAAAAGCCT
This genomic window contains:
- the LOC106142797 gene encoding bromodomain-containing protein DDB_G0270170 encodes the protein MAPIRYSLHYEDYSEHLMSRFGKLLQMQSLVDMTLMCSSHTLRVHKAVLAASSAYFQEVLQKQTGEPLIILKMRFSVLKCLVEFMYCGKTQCLEENLDELVSAAQFLKIKGLSKVTKEGLGITSHGDLPVFTPPVVINRPPQSFIDLHTQDSEPKPFAPPQLPAAAGANQPVDSMGRPNKDMVVRIPFDIENGGGAGAAGPDYPGGLRAIRPRRGRPSVKRSGSGWDGTGALGRAAERALLRREQDSRKAIHQLKHLQTRHLQDYMDRVTLSQAVNSICGPETAGSQNYMNISNDLMYTDQSSNVLEPTAYTKDGMGSETTPSSFTNSACSSANDGNTGISSAMSQYVNALKSAGLPTDLPILFESGDGSYINVNEQVLLDMVQSSEIQYEVIEQPNIIEKVADPSEIKSIDDLSKSIERGEMMLGAKNYSDNYPKDSTQFSQEDAINSLNAILPDNLESFGEQQNYVVMDSRLQESNNTLDNMNTHDLSCIDGDMQFFTKSMSDDIKKYYEDQQLNESRVNEQLCPTSTALDTNFNISLLDTKSALNTNQFNSLNTDDLRRNEDCYDFGLQLPQSTDFKEDALDCLISPKRNDENTDYNATQLDKNTKERDDIIKDLMNIEDRLNVIQNNSSDDDVNKYGTSANVQDFNAAIEFTNNENVCSEKGKTDMEMSSNSLQWHNIDISDKENENVANENTRNNKSNSNNHEDNDAQSGFDDSVIDLTDQMKVKDQWGEILNENETINDENEPLEATDNATSTLEEDIPFAVGLLPLKQVPPTESSSLLKRKSSIDMEVFDTINAKCLKRKVKYKNM
- the LOC106142905 gene encoding contactin, whose translation is MKCLLLLAVASLVRTQSLDQKPYNPNYSSQPYPSDLNQNASSYRPNQQVPYGSFPVNDQVQSPFYQSSDSYRPDGFGETDNEVDPQNTAGYYAGLDYEERYRCPPNWIRFRESCYRFTKSPNRPRNEARKICQAYEADLVAVNSPEEHGFIVTVLMKIDPQKGAWYMAGHQQSPGQWVNDGEGSQLSGLDNAFFEDRELIYTSYNLLSRDYLVYKFSKKEGRWGLSAVEGTQYFHFICEGQSQRLHYLIEEERSFTYGLETYDPERIPRGPYFIKEPVDTISDMTKKHPVQLTCIAGGYPAPEYKWFREDYQVDSPVYVEIDPLAETRFVLSGGTLMIYNPDPDVDNAKYHCTATNMYGTIRSETVRLSFGFIREFNQKRPIESGKEYWGKVMNCDPPSYYPSVNFLWARQYFPNLVEEDKRVFVSYDGGLYFSALEAIDRGNYSCNVMSKVSDAGRNGPFFSLSVYPHSDYQQLKFANNFPKLFPEAPVVGQEVRLECVSFGYPVPSYNWTRKDGVMPRKAIFSNFDRVITIPNVGVEDEGEYLCDVRNDRARISNSVFLKVQAEPNFTIPLSDKHVDNNGELHWNCEAFGIPDVNYTWWKNGKKLSIESLDPKDRDRYVIQENVLIIKYLDPQRDPGMYQCEAKNQLRTRYSTGQLRVLSLKPSFKKKPLESETYGCEGGNVTIKCNPEAAPKPTFTWKKDNMVIGAGGKRFITETGNLIIRQLSRDDEGVYTCVAKNKYGTDESRGRLIVLRAPRFIDRLPPRIVTQVNQVLFLHCQADVDPMLDRAYLWNHNGIRVKEASDLYADKRIQIDGGELTIYNVSLNDVGDYECVVKSAIGRISSHTQVRVEGSPGAPGGVQVFVIQRNAITLEWTDSNPNGRPIISYLITGRTQWNSTWTVISENVPNVLEIDRYNGRKRATVNANLRPWSIYEFRVQAVNALGIGQPSAPSPQFSTMPDKPYQAPTNIGGGGGKIGDLTIKWSPLPLQLQNGPGIHYKIFWRRKGAENEFQSLLLKEYGNIGMHVVHISSTNFFTPYEVKVQAFNDIGEGPESEVVTIYSAEDMPQVAPQQVYALSYNSTSLNVTWNPIDQSRERLRGKLIGHRLKYWKQANKEEECIYYLSRTTRNWALIVGLQPDTYYFVKVMAFNSAGEGPESERYLERTYRKAPQKPPASVNVWAVNPSTVRVVWRYVQPSDEEEPLIGYKVRVWEIDQDMSTANDTLVLVDHKLEAYVTSLTPGKTYNLRVLAYSNGGDGRMSSPAITFQMGDYHSDAYGYYVRGTGNKNSITKTLLFFAFIVRSYDWIIS